A region of Nostoc sp. 'Peltigera membranacea cyanobiont' N6 DNA encodes the following proteins:
- the thrC gene encoding threonine synthase, which translates to MTLSLSVAKSHRQPWPGLIEAYRQYLPVSEQTPVVTLLEGNTPLIPVPAIAELIGRQVRVFVKYDGLNPTGSFKDRGMTMAISKAKEAGAKAVICASTGNTSAAAAAYARRGGMNAFVLIPDGYVALGKLAQALLYGAEVLAIKGNFDQALEIVREMAESYPVTLVNSVNPYRLEGQKTGAFEIVDALGDAPDWLCIPVGNAGNITAYWMGFCQYHQDGKCDRLPRMMGFQAAGAAPLVHGHPVAHPETLATAIRIGNPASWELAIAAQTASKGNFHAVTDAEILDAYRLLAASEGIFCEPASAASVAGLLQVKDQVPTGATVVCVLTGNGLKDPDTAIKHNHSQFKQGIAAELGAVAEAMGF; encoded by the coding sequence GTGACTTTGAGCCTATCTGTTGCTAAATCTCATCGCCAACCCTGGCCTGGACTGATAGAAGCCTATCGCCAATACTTGCCTGTGAGCGAACAAACACCGGTGGTAACTCTGCTGGAGGGAAACACACCTCTAATACCAGTGCCAGCGATCGCAGAACTTATTGGCAGACAAGTACGGGTTTTTGTAAAATATGATGGTCTAAACCCTACCGGCAGCTTCAAAGACCGGGGGATGACTATGGCAATTTCCAAGGCCAAGGAAGCAGGGGCAAAAGCAGTAATTTGTGCCAGCACGGGTAATACCTCAGCCGCCGCCGCCGCCTATGCCAGACGTGGGGGAATGAATGCCTTTGTATTAATTCCCGATGGTTATGTGGCACTAGGCAAGTTAGCCCAGGCATTACTATATGGTGCAGAAGTATTGGCAATTAAAGGAAATTTTGACCAAGCGCTAGAAATTGTCCGCGAGATGGCCGAAAGCTATCCGGTAACATTGGTAAATTCGGTCAATCCCTACCGCCTAGAAGGGCAGAAAACAGGAGCATTTGAAATTGTCGATGCCTTGGGTGATGCCCCAGACTGGTTGTGCATCCCCGTTGGGAATGCAGGAAACATCACAGCATATTGGATGGGCTTTTGTCAATACCATCAAGATGGAAAGTGCGATCGCTTGCCTCGAATGATGGGATTCCAAGCCGCAGGTGCAGCCCCATTAGTACACGGTCATCCCGTGGCGCATCCCGAAACCCTCGCGACAGCAATTCGCATTGGCAACCCCGCTAGCTGGGAATTAGCGATCGCAGCCCAAACCGCAAGTAAGGGAAATTTCCACGCCGTTACCGATGCAGAAATTCTCGACGCTTATCGACTTTTGGCAGCATCAGAAGGGATCTTCTGCGAACCCGCTAGCGCCGCTTCTGTAGCCGGGTTGTTGCAGGTAAAAGACCAAGTTCCGACAGGGGCGACAGTGGTTTGTGTCCTCACAGGCAATGGTCTAAAAGACCCAGATACAGCTATTAAACACAATCACAGTCAATTTAAACAGGGGATTGCAGCCGAATTGGGCGCAGTCGCCGAGGCAATGGGATTTTAA
- a CDS encoding chromophore lyase CpcT/CpeT — translation MTHSTDIATLARWMAADFSNQEQAFENPPFYAHIRVCIRPIPLELFSGVSLFLEQAYDFMLNQPYRMRVMKLIPAENHIIIEHYTLKEEQKFYGASREPERLKDLSVDQLEKMSGCNMVVEWTGNSFKGRVEPGKGCIVVRDGKNTYLDNEFEIDGKEFFSLDRGRDLDTDERLWGSIAGPFHFVRWANFADEVKLINALDAQS, via the coding sequence GTGACTCATTCTACTGATATTGCTACCTTAGCCCGGTGGATGGCAGCTGATTTTAGTAATCAAGAACAAGCTTTTGAAAATCCGCCTTTTTATGCCCACATTCGCGTGTGTATCCGTCCCATTCCCTTGGAATTGTTCTCAGGGGTAAGTTTGTTTCTCGAACAAGCTTATGATTTTATGCTCAATCAACCCTACCGGATGCGGGTAATGAAGTTGATTCCGGCAGAAAACCACATTATTATTGAACACTACACCCTTAAAGAAGAACAAAAATTTTACGGCGCATCTCGTGAACCTGAACGTTTAAAAGATTTATCCGTTGACCAATTGGAAAAAATGTCAGGTTGCAACATGGTTGTAGAGTGGACAGGTAATAGCTTTAAAGGCAGGGTTGAACCCGGTAAAGGCTGCATTGTGGTTCGTGACGGCAAAAATACTTATCTAGATAATGAATTTGAGATTGACGGTAAAGAATTTTTCAGCCTCGACCGGGGAAGGGATTTAGACACTGATGAGCGTCTGTGGGGTTCCATCGCCGGGCCATTTCACTTTGTCCGATGGGCGAATTTTGCTGATGAAGTCAAGCTAATTAATGCGCTGGATGCTCAGAGTTAG
- the nifJ gene encoding pyruvate:ferredoxin (flavodoxin) oxidoreductase produces MNKTFATIDGNEAVARVAYKLNEAIAIYPITPSSAMGEWADAWSAEGRPNLWGTIPSVVQMQSEGGAAAAVHGALQTGSLSTTFTASQGLLLMIPNFYKIAGELTSAVVHVAARSLATHALSIFGDHSDVMAARATGFALLCSASVQESQDFALIAHAATLETRVSFMHFFDGFRTSHEIQKVKLLSDGDLRSLIHDHLILAHRSRALTPDRPVLRGTAQNPDVYFQGREGANLYYNACPEIVQRIMDEFGERTGRHYKIYEYYGAKDADRLIVLMGSGCETVHETIDYLNARGEKLGVLKVRLYRPFDVQKFVAALPTSVKAIAVLDRTKEAGSAGEPLYLDVVAAIHEAWEDKRAGGAGGAGGAGGVGGENTCSSPKIVGGRYGLSSKEFTPAMVKGIFDNLAEAKPKNHFTIGINDDVTYTSLKFDSKFSTESDNVVRAMFYGLGSDGTVGANKNSIKIIGEETDNYAQGYFVYDSKKSGSMTVSHLRFGKEPIRSTYLIDQANFIGCHHWGFLERIDILKAAIPGATLLLNSPYDADSVWEYLPLKVQQQIIDKHLKLYIINASQVARESGMGGRINTIMQVCFFALAGVLPQEEAIAKIKQAIDKTYGKKGAEVVRMNLQAVDNTLDNLHKVDVPQTILSTDAINRVSTLNSAPEFVREVLGKIMVWEGDDLAVSTLPVDGTFPVGTAKWEKRNVAEEIPVWEPDVCVQCGKCVMVCPHSAIRAKAYQADELVNAPGTFKSTGAKDKDFANQKFTIQIAPEDCTGCTICVNICPAKDKSEPLRKAINMAQQLPLQEQERKNWDFFLSLPNPDRRSLKLSQIRQQQLQEPLFEFSGACAGCGETPYLKLLTQLFGDRAVIANATGCSSIYGGNLPTTPWTTNAEGRGPAWSNNLFEDNAEFGFGFRLSLDKQAEFAAELLQQLGSEIDENFVYSILKAEQKSEADIWEQRERIELLQQKLDEIVTFDPNLKSKIQNLKSLADYLVRKSVWIVGGDGWAYDIDFGGIDHVIASGRNVNILVMDTEVYSNTGGQSSKATPRAAVAKYAASGKPAPKKDLGMIAMTYGNVYVASVALGARDEHTLKAFLEAEAYNGPSIIIAYSHCIAHGINMTTGMNHQKTLVESGRWLLYRHNPELLNQGKNPLQLDMRSPTQPVEHSMYQENRFKMLTKSKPEVAKHLLKQAQTEVDARWQMYQYLAKREIV; encoded by the coding sequence ATGAACAAAACCTTTGCAACCATTGATGGGAATGAAGCTGTCGCCCGTGTTGCTTACAAATTAAATGAAGCGATCGCCATTTATCCTATCACCCCCTCTTCAGCAATGGGTGAATGGGCAGATGCTTGGTCAGCCGAAGGTCGTCCTAACCTCTGGGGTACTATTCCCAGCGTTGTGCAGATGCAAAGCGAAGGGGGAGCCGCAGCTGCCGTGCATGGGGCATTGCAAACAGGTTCCCTGAGTACCACCTTCACGGCATCTCAGGGATTATTGTTGATGATTCCCAATTTCTACAAAATTGCTGGTGAATTGACTAGCGCCGTGGTTCACGTTGCAGCCCGTTCTTTGGCTACCCACGCTTTATCAATTTTTGGCGATCATAGCGATGTGATGGCGGCTCGGGCTACTGGTTTTGCCCTGCTGTGTTCGGCTTCGGTGCAAGAAAGTCAAGATTTTGCTCTCATCGCCCATGCTGCTACTTTAGAGACGCGAGTCTCATTTATGCACTTCTTTGATGGCTTCCGCACTTCACATGAAATCCAGAAAGTCAAACTGCTTTCAGATGGAGATTTGCGATCGCTAATCCACGATCATCTCATACTCGCCCACCGCAGCCGCGCCCTCACCCCAGATCGCCCCGTATTGCGGGGGACTGCCCAAAACCCCGATGTCTACTTCCAAGGACGGGAAGGCGCGAACCTTTACTACAACGCTTGTCCAGAAATTGTCCAGCGCATCATGGATGAGTTTGGAGAACGCACGGGAAGGCATTATAAAATCTATGAATATTACGGTGCTAAAGATGCCGATCGCCTTATCGTTCTTATGGGTTCAGGCTGTGAAACCGTCCATGAAACGATAGATTATCTTAACGCCCGTGGTGAAAAACTTGGTGTATTGAAAGTGCGACTTTATCGCCCCTTTGATGTCCAAAAGTTTGTTGCAGCCTTACCAACTAGTGTAAAAGCGATCGCAGTTCTCGACCGCACCAAAGAAGCAGGTAGCGCCGGGGAACCTTTGTATTTGGATGTTGTGGCTGCTATTCATGAAGCGTGGGAAGATAAGAGAGCAGGGGGAGCAGGGGGAGCAGGGGGAGCAGGGGGAGTTGGGGGAGAAAATACTTGTTCATCTCCTAAAATTGTTGGTGGTCGTTATGGTCTTTCTTCTAAAGAATTTACGCCGGCGATGGTGAAGGGGATTTTTGATAATCTTGCTGAAGCTAAACCGAAGAATCATTTTACGATTGGGATTAATGACGATGTTACTTACACTTCTCTAAAATTTGACTCCAAATTCTCTACAGAATCGGATAATGTTGTTCGGGCAATGTTCTATGGGTTGGGTTCAGATGGTACTGTTGGAGCTAACAAAAATTCCATCAAGATTATTGGTGAAGAAACCGACAATTACGCCCAAGGCTACTTTGTCTACGATTCCAAGAAATCTGGCTCGATGACTGTCTCTCACCTCCGCTTCGGGAAAGAGCCAATTCGTTCTACCTACTTGATTGACCAAGCTAACTTTATTGGTTGTCATCATTGGGGATTTCTGGAACGCATAGATATTTTGAAAGCTGCTATTCCTGGAGCGACTTTGCTACTTAACAGTCCTTATGATGCAGATAGCGTCTGGGAATATTTGCCGCTCAAAGTGCAGCAGCAAATTATCGATAAGCATTTGAAGTTATACATCATAAATGCTAGCCAAGTTGCTCGTGAAAGTGGCATGGGTGGCAGAATTAACACCATTATGCAGGTCTGTTTCTTTGCTTTGGCGGGAGTCTTGCCGCAAGAAGAAGCGATCGCTAAAATCAAACAAGCGATTGATAAGACCTATGGTAAAAAAGGCGCTGAAGTTGTCCGTATGAATCTACAAGCCGTAGACAATACTCTAGACAACTTGCATAAAGTAGATGTCCCACAAACAATTCTCAGCACAGACGCGATTAATCGCGTCTCCACTCTTAACTCCGCTCCCGAATTTGTGCGGGAAGTGCTAGGCAAAATCATGGTATGGGAAGGTGATGATTTAGCTGTTAGCACACTACCAGTTGATGGCACATTTCCCGTAGGTACTGCCAAATGGGAAAAACGTAACGTTGCTGAAGAGATACCTGTGTGGGAGCCGGATGTCTGCGTTCAGTGTGGGAAGTGTGTGATGGTTTGTCCCCATAGTGCCATCCGTGCAAAAGCTTATCAGGCGGATGAGTTAGTCAATGCACCAGGAACCTTTAAATCAACAGGTGCAAAAGATAAAGACTTTGCCAATCAAAAATTTACCATTCAAATTGCCCCAGAAGACTGCACTGGATGTACCATTTGTGTAAATATTTGCCCTGCTAAAGATAAATCTGAGCCATTGCGGAAAGCGATTAACATGGCACAGCAGTTGCCTTTACAAGAGCAAGAGCGGAAAAACTGGGATTTCTTTTTGAGTTTACCTAATCCTGACAGGCGATCGCTAAAATTAAGCCAGATCCGCCAACAACAACTGCAAGAACCTTTATTTGAATTCTCTGGTGCTTGTGCGGGTTGTGGTGAAACACCTTATTTAAAACTATTAACCCAATTGTTTGGCGATCGCGCCGTCATCGCCAATGCTACAGGTTGTTCCTCAATCTATGGTGGAAATCTCCCCACCACGCCTTGGACAACAAACGCCGAAGGACGCGGCCCGGCGTGGTCTAATAATCTATTTGAAGATAACGCCGAATTCGGTTTTGGCTTCCGCCTTTCCCTGGATAAACAAGCTGAGTTTGCGGCGGAATTGTTGCAACAGTTGGGGAGTGAAATAGATGAAAACTTTGTCTACTCCATCCTGAAAGCTGAACAAAAATCTGAGGCTGACATTTGGGAACAGCGCGAAAGAATAGAACTGTTGCAGCAAAAGTTAGATGAAATTGTTACTTTCGATCCTAACCTCAAATCTAAAATCCAAAATCTCAAATCCCTTGCCGATTACTTGGTAAGAAAAAGCGTCTGGATTGTTGGCGGTGACGGTTGGGCTTATGATATTGACTTTGGCGGCATCGATCATGTCATTGCCAGTGGTCGAAATGTCAACATTTTGGTGATGGATACAGAAGTGTATTCTAATACAGGCGGTCAATCTTCTAAAGCCACGCCACGAGCCGCAGTTGCAAAATATGCCGCCAGTGGTAAGCCTGCACCGAAGAAAGATTTAGGGATGATTGCGATGACATACGGAAATGTCTACGTAGCGAGTGTAGCTCTTGGTGCTAGAGACGAACATACCCTCAAAGCATTTTTGGAAGCAGAGGCTTATAATGGGCCATCAATAATTATTGCTTACAGCCATTGCATCGCCCACGGCATTAACATGACTACCGGGATGAATCATCAAAAAACTCTGGTAGAATCAGGTCGGTGGTTGTTGTATCGGCATAATCCAGAATTGCTTAACCAGGGTAAAAATCCATTGCAATTGGATATGCGATCGCCAACACAACCGGTAGAACATTCAATGTATCAAGAAAATCGCTTCAAAATGCTCACTAAGAGTAAACCGGAAGTAGCCAAGCACTTGTTAAAACAAGCCCAAACTGAGGTAGATGCCCGTTGGCAGATGTACCAATATCTGGCAAAGCGTGAGATCGTTTGA
- a CDS encoding DUF4351 domain-containing protein produces the protein MRESVIYQDIQQEKALSIIIRQLRRKVGTVPPAQLLKIQALESTQLDDLAEALLDFLSLTDLETWLAQNQGY, from the coding sequence GTGCGCGAGTCTGTAATTTATCAGGATATCCAGCAGGAAAAAGCTTTATCGATTATCATCCGACAACTTCGCCGTAAAGTCGGAACTGTTCCACCTGCACAGTTATTGAAAATTCAAGCTTTAGAATCAACACAATTGGATGATTTAGCTGAGGCTTTACTTGATTTTTTGAGTTTAACCGATTTAGAAACTTGGTTAGCCCAAAATCAAGGTTATTGA
- a CDS encoding DUF1338 domain-containing protein, translating to MKPEIALNLWKLLWQEYSTRVNHARTYQQMITAAGGTVANDHIAFRSLRLLVDSPQGQVNLGIDHLAQLAEALGYVAAGEYNFAHTHLYARHYRHPQQEEFNLPKLFISELIVDELPANIAQLISKTVSAIPHQLISPVTLLKKDAEIETIAKQLQQVFTRPWLPPKRSVVEEVNQVTQYGAWVLLHGYGVNHFTGYVNGQNTPEYPDIDTTASGLTNLGVPMKAEIEGNIACGLRQTATQAVTEMVTVLDDNSGVEIQIPWTYAYYEIAQRYLVEVESGKQILFDAFLGSNAQQLFEMTRLSK from the coding sequence ATGAAACCCGAAATAGCCCTTAATTTATGGAAATTACTTTGGCAAGAATACAGCACCAGAGTAAATCATGCCCGTACCTACCAGCAAATGATTACTGCTGCGGGTGGAACTGTTGCAAACGACCACATCGCCTTTCGGTCTTTACGTTTATTAGTTGATAGTCCGCAGGGTCAAGTTAACTTAGGAATTGACCATCTCGCACAACTTGCAGAAGCTTTAGGTTACGTGGCGGCTGGAGAGTATAATTTTGCTCACACTCATCTGTATGCCCGTCATTATCGCCATCCGCAGCAAGAGGAATTTAACTTACCCAAACTCTTTATTAGCGAGTTGATTGTTGATGAATTGCCTGCTAATATTGCCCAACTCATCTCTAAAACAGTATCTGCAATCCCACACCAACTAATCTCACCCGTTACTCTTCTCAAAAAAGACGCGGAGATTGAAACCATTGCCAAACAACTTCAGCAAGTCTTCACCCGTCCTTGGCTACCTCCTAAGCGTTCTGTTGTGGAAGAGGTCAATCAGGTTACTCAGTATGGGGCTTGGGTGTTGCTGCACGGATATGGTGTCAACCATTTTACAGGCTACGTCAACGGACAGAATACTCCAGAATATCCAGATATTGATACTACTGCGAGTGGTTTGACTAACTTGGGTGTACCAATGAAAGCAGAGATAGAGGGAAATATTGCCTGTGGTTTGCGGCAAACTGCAACTCAAGCTGTAACAGAAATGGTGACAGTGTTAGATGATAACAGTGGTGTAGAAATTCAGATTCCTTGGACTTACGCTTATTATGAAATTGCCCAGCGCTATTTAGTGGAAGTTGAATCTGGGAAGCAGATACTTTTCGATGCTTTTTTAGGAAGTAATGCCCAACAATTGTTTGAAATGACTCGTCTATCTAAATAG
- a CDS encoding acetyl ornithine aminotransferase family protein encodes MLSIPINLNLPRTPNLITSLPGPRAQAIVQRDRAVTSPSYTRDYPLVVSRGQGCMVEDVDGNVFLDMTAGIAVTATGHAHPEVVKAIQEQSARLLHMSGTDFYYEPMVELAEQLAIRAPFPQLHSNSAFPAKIFFTNSGAESNEGAIKLARYYTKRSLIVAFLGAFHGRTYGAMSLTGSKAVQRANFGPLVPGVTHIPYGTHASLDYLEQQLFGTILPPQEVAAIVVEPIQGEGGYIVPEDGFLKRIREICDRYGILMVVDEVQAGMGRTGRLFAIEHWGVMPDIITTAKGIASGLPLGAILARPELMTWPPGSHATTFGGNPVACAAGITTLRLLESGLMANATQMGEFLQASLTQLHQKFPRVSLPRGKGLMVAVDLLDEQGNLDRELRDRIIQEAFLRGLLLLGCGKAAIRFCPPLVIDSDQIQIALQIISEILSS; translated from the coding sequence ATGTTAAGTATACCTATTAACTTAAATTTACCTCGTACACCCAATTTAATAACTTCCTTACCTGGACCTCGCGCTCAAGCAATTGTACAACGCGATCGCGCCGTAACTTCCCCTTCTTACACCCGCGATTACCCGTTAGTTGTATCTCGCGGTCAGGGTTGTATGGTAGAAGATGTGGATGGCAATGTATTTCTCGATATGACCGCAGGTATAGCCGTTACCGCCACCGGACACGCCCACCCGGAAGTCGTCAAAGCAATTCAAGAACAGTCGGCGCGTCTGCTGCACATGTCAGGGACGGATTTTTATTATGAACCGATGGTGGAATTAGCGGAACAATTAGCGATTCGCGCCCCTTTTCCTCAACTACACAGTAACAGTGCATTTCCCGCAAAAATATTTTTTACCAATTCTGGGGCAGAGTCAAACGAAGGAGCGATTAAACTAGCTAGATATTACACCAAACGATCGCTAATTGTGGCCTTCTTAGGCGCATTTCACGGACGCACTTATGGGGCAATGTCTCTCACAGGTTCCAAAGCAGTGCAACGAGCAAATTTTGGCCCTTTAGTTCCTGGGGTAACTCATATTCCCTACGGCACTCACGCCAGTTTAGATTATCTGGAACAACAGCTATTTGGGACAATTTTACCACCGCAAGAAGTAGCCGCGATCGTAGTTGAGCCGATTCAAGGAGAGGGCGGGTATATCGTACCAGAGGATGGTTTCTTAAAACGGATTCGGGAGATTTGCGATCGCTACGGTATTCTGATGGTAGTGGATGAAGTGCAAGCGGGAATGGGGCGGACTGGTCGCTTATTTGCGATCGAGCATTGGGGAGTGATGCCTGATATTATTACTACTGCTAAAGGTATCGCCAGTGGTTTGCCATTAGGTGCGATACTTGCCAGACCTGAGTTAATGACTTGGCCTCCAGGTTCTCACGCTACCACATTTGGCGGTAATCCCGTTGCTTGTGCTGCTGGTATTACCACACTGCGACTGTTAGAAAGTGGTTTGATGGCAAACGCTACCCAGATGGGAGAATTTTTACAAGCTAGTCTTACCCAGTTGCATCAAAAATTTCCCAGAGTATCGTTACCACGAGGTAAAGGTTTGATGGTTGCGGTGGATTTATTAGATGAACAAGGTAATCTAGATCGTGAATTGCGCGATCGCATTATCCAAGAAGCATTTTTACGCGGTTTATTATTACTAGGTTGCGGTAAAGCAGCAATTCGTTTCTGTCCCCCTCTAGTTATCGACAGCGACCAAATTCAAATCGCCCTTCAAATTATTAGCGAGATTTTAAGTTCTTAA
- a CDS encoding amylo-alpha-1,6-glucosidase, producing the protein MCIEFGREICGNLDTAESREWLVTNGIGGYASGTVAGLLTRRYHGLLVAALKPPLGRTLMLAKLDETVLYDNRSYSLDSNRWADGVVSPHGYQNIERFSLEGTIPLWRFAVADALLEKRVWMQQGANTTYVQYTLRRATQPLKLRLKAMVNYRDYHSDTQSNGWQMSVEEVEQGICVTAYPGAVPLYLLSDGGSASVARDWYYGFDLAVERYRGLRDKEDHLHAATFEVILNPGEAMSTTGCTYVFVASTEKQANLNAEAALKLRRAQEQKLTGIWKTNQPLQTKESPIWIKQLILAADQFIVDRPMPEDPNGKTIIAGYHWFGDWGRDTMISLPGLTISTGRPEVARSILRTFAKYVDQGMLPNRFPDAGDRPEYNTVDATLWYFEAVRAYYSATDDDNLLAEFFPVLADIIDWHCRGTRYNIHLDPADGLLFAGVAGLQLTWMDAKVDDWVVTPRIGKPIEVNALWYNALRTMAKFARHLGKPHQEYEAMAERAKYRFSRFWNEETGYCYDVLDSPDGDDAALRPNQIFAVSLPESPLTPAQQRGVVEACGQTLLTSHGLRSLAPDHPKYQGKYGGNQYQRDGSYHQGTVWGWLLGPFVLAHLRVYKNPDRSRQFLEPMANHLTAHGLGSLSEIFDGDAPMTPRGCIAQAWTVAEILRAWFATES; encoded by the coding sequence ATGTGTATAGAATTTGGGCGGGAAATCTGCGGCAATCTCGACACGGCAGAGTCACGGGAATGGTTAGTTACTAATGGTATTGGTGGTTACGCTTCTGGAACTGTGGCTGGTTTATTGACGCGCCGCTATCACGGACTACTGGTAGCAGCATTGAAACCACCTTTGGGTCGTACCTTAATGCTGGCAAAACTAGATGAAACTGTCCTGTATGACAATCGCTCTTATTCTCTAGACAGCAATCGTTGGGCAGATGGGGTTGTCAGCCCCCACGGTTATCAAAATATTGAACGTTTTTCTCTGGAAGGTACAATTCCCTTATGGCGTTTTGCTGTTGCCGATGCTTTGTTAGAAAAACGGGTGTGGATGCAACAAGGTGCTAACACAACTTATGTTCAATATACTCTGCGTCGTGCTACGCAACCTCTGAAGTTGAGACTCAAAGCAATGGTCAACTACCGCGATTATCACAGCGATACCCAAAGCAATGGTTGGCAGATGTCTGTCGAGGAAGTGGAACAGGGGATTTGTGTAACTGCTTATCCGGGTGCTGTACCACTGTATCTACTGAGCGATGGCGGGAGTGCATCTGTTGCTCGCGATTGGTATTATGGCTTTGACTTGGCTGTTGAACGCTATCGGGGATTGAGAGATAAAGAAGACCATCTCCATGCTGCGACTTTTGAAGTTATACTGAATCCTGGGGAAGCGATGTCTACGACGGGCTGCACCTACGTATTTGTAGCCAGCACAGAAAAGCAAGCAAATCTCAATGCCGAAGCTGCACTTAAGTTACGTCGCGCTCAAGAGCAGAAGCTCACAGGAATTTGGAAAACTAATCAACCACTCCAGACGAAAGAATCACCTATCTGGATCAAGCAACTAATACTAGCTGCTGACCAGTTTATTGTTGACCGTCCAATGCCAGAAGACCCCAACGGCAAAACCATCATCGCTGGTTATCACTGGTTTGGCGACTGGGGACGCGACACGATGATTAGTCTACCTGGTTTGACAATTTCGACTGGTCGCCCAGAGGTAGCACGCTCAATTCTCCGCACCTTTGCTAAGTACGTAGACCAAGGAATGTTACCAAATCGCTTTCCCGATGCAGGCGATCGACCAGAATATAATACTGTCGATGCTACTCTCTGGTACTTTGAAGCAGTCCGCGCCTACTACAGCGCTACGGATGATGATAATTTGCTTGCTGAATTCTTTCCAGTACTTGCAGACATCATCGATTGGCACTGTCGCGGTACGCGCTACAACATTCATCTCGATCCGGCGGATGGCTTACTTTTTGCAGGTGTTGCAGGTCTACAACTGACTTGGATGGATGCCAAAGTTGACGATTGGGTAGTTACGCCCCGAATTGGTAAACCGATTGAAGTTAATGCCCTCTGGTATAATGCTTTACGGACAATGGCCAAGTTTGCCCGTCACCTTGGTAAACCACACCAAGAATATGAGGCTATGGCAGAACGGGCTAAATATAGATTTTCTCGTTTCTGGAATGAGGAGACAGGTTATTGCTATGACGTTCTAGATAGTCCTGATGGTGATGATGCGGCATTGCGACCTAACCAAATATTTGCTGTTTCATTACCAGAAAGCCCGCTAACACCCGCCCAGCAAAGGGGTGTGGTGGAAGCTTGCGGGCAAACGTTGCTAACTTCTCATGGGTTGCGATCGCTTGCCCCAGACCATCCTAAATATCAAGGTAAATATGGTGGCAATCAGTATCAACGCGATGGATCTTATCACCAGGGGACAGTTTGGGGTTGGTTGTTGGGGCCGTTTGTCTTAGCACACCTGCGCGTTTACAAAAATCCCGATCGCTCTCGTCAATTTTTAGAACCAATGGCTAATCATCTTACTGCACATGGTCTTGGTAGTCTTAGCGAAATTTTTGATGGTGATGCCCCGATGACTCCACGCGGATGTATTGCCCAAGCGTGGACAGTGGCAGAGATTTTACGCGCTTGGTTTGCAACAGAGAGTTGA